The window CCTATACTGCAACAGTTTTGAAATACAAGTTTTGCAACATTTAAATAGGCTACTGCAacattttatccaaaaaaatttgCAATTCTACTGTTAAAATACAATACTTCCCAAAATTTGTCCATCATTTCAACAAACCATTGTAAACATACAAAAACCAACATCAAATCCAATTTACTCCAACATCAAATCCACAGCTAAACCAACATAATATCCAGAATCGACCAACTACCAGCAAACTAACAGTTTaataacaaaaagtctagatATATAACCCCATACTATTAGCTAGTCAAAATAACTTCAAAGAACCAAAGTCTAAACAACCATACTATTAGCAAACTAGAAGCTGGTGCCTTTAGTCATTGGTGTGCCATCGTCATTGTCACTGGCCACATGTGCACACAGCTCTGTAACATCAATTGTGAACGGGTTTGCTTCACCAAGTTTCTTAAGGACCGATGCCAAATTTTGTTGCACCTTCCTGTTTACCTGCTCATCTACCTCTTCTTGGATTTTCTTCACTTTTTCCTCGACTTCAGCAGCAAGGCCTTCCTTAATTTTTGTTGTCAATTCTTTGACATATGTATCCGTTGGAGCAGCAGCTGATAGTTTTTGCGGCTTCTTGCATCTCCCTAAGAGCCAAGTCGGGCCATGCTCTTTATCCAAAAGCATTTCATCAGCAGCCTCCCcggaattgatttttttgttaattttatcctacaaaagtACAATAACATGAACATAAACGAGCAAATGCAAAACAGAGAAAACTGAAAGGGCAAATATTATGTGTAACTGATTAAGTTAAATActtacaattttctttttcattgttttagtACTGGTCTTGTACTCGCGTCCTGCATCACGAGTCCGAGTTTTCACAAAAACCTCTGCATCACATGGTTCAGACTCATCTGGGGCATtctttttctacaaaaatagaTTATACGAGACATAAATTATCGAACAAGAAAGCCAGAaatcattaatttaaattagatgACCATATACCATTTTGTGTCGAAGCTGTGCGATACTTTTAGGACCAAGAGTGTGAGTCTCGGTATATGACTTGCGGCTATTTGAATTTTTCCTGGCTTTATCCTACAAAAAATTAAACGAAAGTTGAGCAACTTATACTATGTTCCCAAGACAATATTTAGTGCCTAAAATCACAAGTATACCTGAATACTTTCATCATTCCAATATTCCAACAGCAATTTGAACCTCTCAAGTGGAATATCATCAGGCCTATTTTGTAGCCTAATTTCATCAGTTTCAAAAGCTGTATAATGCGCTGCCTTAGTTCGACACTTATACCCCCTCCAGGATGCATGAATTGTCTCAATTGCCCAACTTTCCAGTTCATCGGGAATAATATAGCGGGCCTTgcaaatattaataagaattaCTTTATCGAACTACTCATATAATTCACATTCTACAGGGGCATGTCATTTCATCACCTACGGCTACGTTAGGGAATGCATTCCGAATAAAGGATTTTATTCCTCTGATGTACTCGACACTATACTTTGGAAGGTTTATCCAAGTATTATCCACATCGTCCATGGCTACAATTAAGACAAttcagtttatttattatttaggtcACATAAACAAACGATTTCAATGCCTTTCCTAGACAAGACcattattttactttatatattgaagatcatatatggattatacttaaaataaaacattcaaAACCTATATGTTTATTATGGTAACCTATACAGGGGTTAACATATCTGCCATGTACTACCTCATCCCAGGGGTTAAGATAAAcagaatatacatatatgtcatAATTTATAGTTTCACTTTCAAATATAAGACCAAACACATGCATATTATTAATCATACAAATCATTAACAACAATATTCTTTTAATCAGGTAAGTCATACATAGAAATTTATCGCAATTCCCTTAAGTTATATATAGAGTATACATAGAGTTTATGAGCCAAGATAATATGTTATGGCATCTAACCAACTAGCTCACAATATCTACAATGGAATCTTACATGTATGGCAGCAgagcacaaaaatatacaaatgtTCAACAGAGAATCAACACCAGCTACTCTTAATTGTCaaattttttaagttataaacAGAGCATACATATAGAAACCACAAAACAGAGTCATAACTGGTCACCAGAACAACCTATTTcaagcataaatatttaataacaagtcCTGGACACATACACTTACcacaaaatataaatcaaatgtTAACTAGTAACAAATATTAACTACAAAATGCAACAAATAACAAATGCCAcaaaatgaaaacaacaaaGATTCATAAAATGCAATTCCAAACccctaataaaaacaaaaatcagataacttccctaataaaaacaaataacaacaaaaacaaaccCAAAAACTCAAAAATGTTGAAGCAGAGAGGGAGATACCTGTAGCAAAATCTTTAaactgaaaccctaattttaaatCCTTTAAATGAAATCCTTAAAATCAACCGAAGAAGCCctgaaaatagaaaataaagttaGATTAACAGCCCCCACTATatacaaatgaaaaaaattaaatcaaagccaCCATACCTAATTCCAAATGCAAAGCCTCCGCTGAAAATACCTGAAATCAAAGATAAAGTACGATTAGATGTAGTTTAAAAGAAGAAAGACCTGTAAAtggaagaaaataaagaaatgaagcCCTGATTTAAAGAGAGAAACCCCTAGTTAGGAGTATCAAAGCATCGAGCCCTCAAACCATGCCCTAACTTGAAATCCAAACCTGAGATGAGAGAGATGTGCTGATGAGAGACCAGAGAGACCAGAGCGACGAGAGAGACACggtgaaaagagagagaggcGACTGTGGGggtgaaaagagagagagagagacgagatGTGGGGGTGAAGAGCGAGAGAGGACTGTGTGGAAAATGAGAGATGACTGAGTGTGAGTGGAAAAGGAAGTGAAAAAATGGGGCGGGGTGTTAGTGAAACAAAGTCCCGCTGCTTGTCTGATTTCACCGGGAACCACGCCCGCTTGttcaaataaacatatatacatatatttagtttatattttattttttgtttacattttattttactttttaaataaataaacatatatttattatttaaaataaaatcattcacctattaaattatttaatattttatataattttttatatttttagtttatattattacataacttctatttttatttttaatacaagtaattacttttttctttaattttaagttaaaatattattttcacatttTAATAGCTTAAGCTAACATATTTGTCTCCATGTTGTACCCTTAAACACTTTCTAACAAAGGCAACATCCCCTTTTTGGCTAAGctaacatgaaaaatattatgttgcGGAAGGGTGAAAGTAGTGTAGCTAAGGTAACATTTTTTAGCAACATTTACAAAGGTCGCGTTGCGATAGGCCTTTTATGGCGTAGTGCGTCTATCTTGTCTTTTCGACTATTAGATctaagttttttattttcatgttattttaagtttacatttattttcattttcagcTTGTATTTTCAGGGTGTTTTCTCTCCTTGATGAGAGATTTGTTTTCGCTTTTTAATTGTAAGCGGAGGTCTTGAtttatagtaataaaattttgtatggAATCACAATTCTGGTCGATATCTCAAACGATAGACATGATGAAGTAGATATCAGTAACTCAACGAGAATGCATAAAGTGGGTACTTGTATTTCTATACCCATCATCTtgaaaatatcgtttaactatCTATTCAACAGAACAAacgattataatatattattttttcgaCTCGATTATTGGTGTAGATATGgcgtatgatttttttttatgagaCGAACacctttattttaaaaaaaataattagttgaTCCGTCATGAtaaattaatgtttaaattattgatttcagTCTCTCATCTAATACAGATTGAACCTTTATTAACTAATTAATAatcttgataaattaataaaattttatgatatcaacatattagttattaatatatagaaggtttgtcaaaattttatatacgcGGCTCATGTTAACCAACCTCATTAAA of the Daucus carota subsp. sativus chromosome 4, DH1 v3.0, whole genome shotgun sequence genome contains:
- the LOC135146708 gene encoding uncharacterized protein LOC135146708; the protein is MKKNAPDESEPCDAEVFVKTRTRDAGREYKTSTKTMKKKIDKINKKINSGEAADEMLLDKEHGPTWLLGRCKKPQKLSAAAPTDTYVKELTTKIKEGLAAEVEEKVKKIQEEVDEQVNRKVQQNLASVLKKLGEANPFTIDVTELCAHVASDNDDGTPMTKGTSF